The following are encoded together in the Oreochromis niloticus isolate F11D_XX linkage group LG12, O_niloticus_UMD_NMBU, whole genome shotgun sequence genome:
- the bri3bp gene encoding BRI3-binding protein isoform X2 — translation MKTENIKPSSKNLKGIKMHSVIYHWFFSKATERFVHGVDSFLDTIWKIWSDLLDVMGIDSSNLSHYFSPTSLTNSPARALLLVAAVLLAYWFLSMFLGGFFYLLHAVFGRFFWLARVTLFALSCLYILQKFEGDPERAVLPLCFIMAVYFMTGPVGAYWRRGGGRVHWKRKSTTWTLRSGCSISG, via the exons ATGAAAACGGAAAACATAAAACCCAGCAGTAAGAATCTAAAAGGAATTAAAATGCATTCAGTAATATACCACTGG TTTTTCTCCAAAGCAACGGAGAGGTTTGTCCATGGAGTGGACTCTTTCCTGGACACCATCTGGAAGATCTGGTCGGATCTGCTGGATGTGATGGGCATTGACT CCTCAAACCTCAGCCACTACTTCAGCCCCACATCTCTCACCAACTCCCCAGCACGTGCCCTGCTCCTAGTCGCCGCTGTGCTCTTGGCCTACTGGTTCCTGTCTATGTTCCTGGGGGGTTTCTTTtacctgctgcatgctgtgtttGGACGCTTCTTCTGGCTAGCCCGCGTCACCCTCTTCGCCCTGTCTTGCCTCTACATCCTGCAGAAGTTTGAGGGTGACCCTGAGCGCGCAGTGCTCCCGCTGTGCTTCATCATGGCTGTGTACTTCATGACAGGCCCTGTGGGAGCATACTGGCGCCGTGGCGGTGGGCGGGTTCACTGGAAGAGAAAATCGACCACCTGGACACTCAGATCAGGCTGCTCAATATCAGGCTGA
- the bri3bp gene encoding BRI3-binding protein isoform X1, producing MKRIRFFVFFLVLSASLLGKAEAGRSRTSNQNSFRRAANGIYQTLSSVFGEDNIRGLYKFFSKATERFVHGVDSFLDTIWKIWSDLLDVMGIDSSNLSHYFSPTSLTNSPARALLLVAAVLLAYWFLSMFLGGFFYLLHAVFGRFFWLARVTLFALSCLYILQKFEGDPERAVLPLCFIMAVYFMTGPVGAYWRRGGGRVHWKRKSTTWTLRSGCSISG from the exons ATGAAAAGAATcaggttttttgtgtttttcttggtGCTTTCCGCGTCTTTGCTGGGCAAAGCCGAAGCGGGCAGGAGCAGGACCAGCAACCAGAACAGCTTCCGACGGGCAGCTAACGGCATCTATCAGACTCTGAGCAGCGTCTTCGGAGAGGACAACATTAGAGGGTTATACAAG TTTTTCTCCAAAGCAACGGAGAGGTTTGTCCATGGAGTGGACTCTTTCCTGGACACCATCTGGAAGATCTGGTCGGATCTGCTGGATGTGATGGGCATTGACT CCTCAAACCTCAGCCACTACTTCAGCCCCACATCTCTCACCAACTCCCCAGCACGTGCCCTGCTCCTAGTCGCCGCTGTGCTCTTGGCCTACTGGTTCCTGTCTATGTTCCTGGGGGGTTTCTTTtacctgctgcatgctgtgtttGGACGCTTCTTCTGGCTAGCCCGCGTCACCCTCTTCGCCCTGTCTTGCCTCTACATCCTGCAGAAGTTTGAGGGTGACCCTGAGCGCGCAGTGCTCCCGCTGTGCTTCATCATGGCTGTGTACTTCATGACAGGCCCTGTGGGAGCATACTGGCGCCGTGGCGGTGGGCGGGTTCACTGGAAGAGAAAATCGACCACCTGGACACTCAGATCAGGCTGCTCAATATCAGGCTGA